The bacterium genome window below encodes:
- a CDS encoding alpha/beta fold hydrolase: MHGVRLEDGTRITLRRHGNASGPRLVLSHGNGLAIDLYLPFWSLLAEDCDIILYDLRNHGWNETGSLRAHTIPTFIKDHDNILEAIDETYGQKPKIGVFHSLSGLVSLLSPTRGSGFAARILLDPPLCTPGRSYEEFDIAATRTAAIARRRSDRFRSYDEFVGLLGFSPVFRQVVPGVLDLMARTTLREDGADDTYRLRCPREFEAQIIDYASSYSVLVDFNDLECPTKVLA; the protein is encoded by the coding sequence GTGCACGGTGTCCGTCTGGAGGACGGCACCCGAATCACTCTGCGCCGCCACGGAAACGCTTCGGGTCCGCGGCTCGTACTGAGTCACGGTAACGGACTGGCCATTGATCTATATTTACCATTCTGGTCGTTACTCGCCGAAGATTGTGACATAATACTCTACGATTTAAGGAACCATGGATGGAACGAAACGGGATCTTTGAGAGCCCACACCATACCTACGTTTATTAAGGATCACGACAATATTCTAGAGGCCATTGATGAAACCTATGGACAGAAACCGAAGATAGGTGTCTTCCACTCCTTGTCCGGCCTGGTAAGTCTCCTGTCCCCTACAAGGGGAAGCGGCTTCGCGGCACGGATCCTGCTGGATCCACCTCTTTGCACCCCGGGTAGGAGCTACGAGGAGTTCGACATAGCCGCTACCCGTACGGCGGCCATCGCACGCCGTCGTAGCGACCGGTTCCGATCGTACGATGAGTTCGTGGGGCTTCTCGGCTTCTCACCCGTCTTCCGGCAGGTTGTGCCCGGAGTTCTCGATCTGATGGCAAGGACCACTCTCCGTGAAGACGGCGCCGACGACACGTACAGGCTTAGATGCCCCCGGGAATTCGAGGCACAGATAATCGACTACGCCAGCTCGTACTCGGTGCTGGTGGACTTCAACGATCTCGAGTGCCCGACCAAGGTCTTAGCCTGA
- a CDS encoding glycine/sarcosine/betaine reductase selenoprotein B family protein: MTEPYRRPIDYIAVTRETYAQLGYQPYRWALNEDPPSWATLGKPLSEARLGLIASGGIYRHGQVAFTHRDDVTHREIPTDVDSAELRVTHFAFDPAAARRDPNVVFPIDTLRSLVAEGTVGELAPLALTFMGGIYSQRRLASDLIPVLVDRVLELELDAVLLVPV, translated from the coding sequence ATGACCGAGCCTTACCGCCGACCGATCGACTACATCGCGGTAACCAGGGAGACCTACGCCCAGCTGGGTTACCAGCCCTACCGCTGGGCTCTCAACGAGGATCCGCCTTCGTGGGCCACGCTCGGCAAACCGCTTTCGGAAGCCCGGTTGGGGTTGATCGCCTCGGGTGGTATCTACCGCCACGGGCAGGTGGCCTTCACGCATCGAGACGACGTGACCCACCGGGAGATCCCCACCGACGTGGACAGCGCCGAACTCCGGGTGACTCACTTCGCCTTCGATCCGGCCGCCGCCCGGCGGGATCCCAACGTGGTCTTCCCGATCGACACCCTTCGGTCACTGGTCGCCGAGGGCACGGTGGGAGAGTTGGCGCCGCTGGCGCTCACCTTCATGGGCGGCATCTACTCGCAGCGCCGGCTGGCCTCCGACTTGATCCCGGTACTAGT